A genomic region of Luteibacter aegosomatissinici contains the following coding sequences:
- the murA gene encoding UDP-N-acetylglucosamine 1-carboxyvinyltransferase: MAKILISGGQPLNGEVSISGAKNAVLPILASCLLADEPVSIGNVPHLHDVTTFIELLGRMGVRVVLDDRMKMHIDPRPENSCVAPYELVRTMRASILVLGPLVARYGKAEVSLPGGCAIGSRPVDQHIRGLQALGAEITVENGFIKAKAGRLKGARIVMDMVTVTGTENILMAATLASGTTIIENAAQEPEVVDLAHCLIAMGAKIDGIGTSTLIVEGVERLHGAHYEVLPDRIETGTFLVGAAMTGGKVRARGARADTLDAVLQKLEESGAHISTGKDWIELDMQGRRPKAINLVTAPYPAFPTDMQAQFTALNCVAEGVGVITETVFENRFMHALELQRLGADIRLEGNTAIITGVPKMSGAPIMATDLRASACLVLAGLVAEGDTTVDRVYHIDRGYENIEEKLGVLGARIRRLPS, translated from the coding sequence ATGGCAAAGATCCTTATCAGCGGCGGCCAGCCGCTTAACGGTGAGGTGAGCATCAGCGGCGCGAAGAACGCCGTGCTGCCCATCCTCGCTTCCTGCCTGCTGGCCGATGAGCCGGTCAGCATCGGCAACGTGCCGCACCTGCACGATGTCACCACCTTTATTGAACTGCTGGGCCGCATGGGTGTGCGCGTGGTTCTCGATGACCGCATGAAGATGCACATCGACCCGCGCCCGGAAAATTCCTGCGTGGCCCCGTACGAGCTGGTGCGCACCATGCGCGCCTCGATCCTCGTGCTGGGCCCGCTGGTCGCACGCTATGGCAAGGCCGAAGTGTCCCTGCCGGGTGGCTGCGCCATTGGCTCGCGTCCGGTTGATCAGCACATCCGTGGCCTGCAGGCGCTGGGCGCCGAGATCACGGTCGAGAACGGTTTCATCAAGGCGAAGGCCGGCCGCCTGAAGGGCGCCCGCATCGTCATGGATATGGTCACCGTGACGGGTACCGAGAACATCCTGATGGCGGCGACGCTCGCGTCGGGTACCACCATCATTGAGAACGCCGCGCAGGAACCGGAAGTGGTCGATCTGGCCCACTGCCTGATCGCCATGGGCGCGAAGATCGATGGCATCGGCACCTCCACGCTGATCGTGGAAGGCGTGGAGCGCCTGCACGGTGCGCACTACGAAGTGCTGCCCGACCGCATCGAAACCGGCACGTTCCTCGTCGGCGCCGCCATGACCGGTGGCAAGGTGCGTGCGCGCGGCGCGCGTGCCGATACGCTGGATGCCGTGCTGCAGAAGCTGGAGGAATCCGGCGCGCACATCAGCACCGGCAAGGACTGGATCGAGCTGGACATGCAGGGCCGCCGCCCGAAGGCGATCAACCTGGTGACGGCGCCGTACCCGGCATTCCCGACCGACATGCAGGCGCAGTTCACCGCGCTGAACTGCGTGGCCGAGGGCGTGGGTGTCATCACCGAGACGGTGTTCGAGAACCGCTTCATGCACGCGCTGGAACTGCAGCGCCTGGGTGCCGATATCCGCCTGGAAGGCAACACCGCGATCATCACGGGCGTGCCGAAGATGAGCGGCGCACCGATCATGGCCACCGACCTGCGCGCCTCGGCGTGCCTGGTGCTGGCCGGCCTGGTGGCTGAAGGCGATACCACGGTCGACCGCGTGTACCACATCGATCGCGGCTACGAGAACATCGAGGAAAAGCTCGGCGTGCTCGGCGCGCGCATCCGCCGCCTGCCGAGCTGA